The following is a genomic window from Numida meleagris isolate 19003 breed g44 Domestic line chromosome 25, NumMel1.0, whole genome shotgun sequence.
ATAAAAGTATTGTTTAAACTATACACTTTTTGAATAAGGGCTGTATGTTCATGAGTACTGAGTGCCTGGCAGGAACTGCTCCCATACAGCTGATGCTACAGAACTGCAATTGCATCTCTGGGCTCAGCTCTGGCTAAAAGGAGGTGATAGGTGACAAACACTTGCAAGAATAGGTCCTTGCAGGTACTGCAAGCCAAGGAAATCTGTGTTTCCTTTCCAGCTGACGTTTTCTGCAGTCTCAGTAAAAGAAAGTGTTCGATAGAAGATATGTGGTTGCTGAATAGAAGAAACTTCTGGTGTGCATTTACTGACACTCAGCAGCAGGCTTTGTGGAAGGCTGATGCACTTACTGTAAACAAACCCAGCCTGAAACTGCGCTGAGTCTGCGCTGAATTCTGTCAGAATTCTGAGGAATTACATTTCGAGTTGGTGAAACTCTGAGCTCACCGTGGTGCCCTCTCAGAGCAGGTGCAGCCCCCGTGGCGATGTGTTCCGATGCACCACATAACCCATGACCACGGCTCTGAAGCCTagagacttctttttttttaggaaaaaaaaaaaaaaacataaaaaaaaacaagtgatgttgggttattttcatttgtgagaGCCATCAGGAGGCAGCAGGTGTCTGATTTTGTCTGCTTTCAAATGCGAGTGGATGTGCTGGTGCGCAGAAGTGCCAGGCCTcgtcctgcagcactggggctgcagtgggaggaGGAACGTCCTGCAGCGGGCACCCCCCGTGCTGGAAACTCCACATTGCAAAGCAGAGCGATGGGAAACCAGCCCTGTTTGTATATGGGATCCCTTCCATCGAGCACAATGGATAGCTCCTGGCCACCCCCACCTCTTCGGGCTCTTTTAGCCTCGAGTGGCTGCAGACACAGTGGTTGCTCACCGTCCTTGCTCAAATATTTGCTTatgccaaaaagaaaatgcttgtaGGGCCTTCCTTCACTTAATTTACTTTCCCATGAACAGCATTTTGCAGTGTGACTTCCATGCTCCTGTCCACGCGCTCCGCTCCTGCAGAGGAAAGGCCGCCCTGGGGCAGGTGGAGGAGGAAGCTGCCTCacaaagggagagagaaaggggtTTTCTCCTCCTGGAGATTTCCAAACCATAGAATTCTCCTGCAGCTGTATTGCTGCTCAGCCCCTGGGGACGCCTTTCCTATTGCACCAGAATCATTCATTCACTTCCAGCAACCGCGGGCAGGCACAGACCCGTCCtatccctgctgctcctgcaggagccCCTGTCCCGTGCTGCGGGAGGGAAGCAGTAATGCTCTTTATTCTATTTTATGGCTCACTATCAGAGATGCACACATCTCAGGCAGTCAGGGAGCCTGAGCAGGTCAGTGCTGTTTCTGCCTGtcctctccatccctccctgcctctcactgccctggctgctgcctggggatGTGCAGAACCTCTTGTGTTCAGGgcaaattgctgctgctttgtcttGCCTCCAtcctcactgctttctgcacagcTTTAACTGTGGGGCCTTTGGCTTTCTGCCCCAGGACCTGACCTATGGGCAGCAGCGCTCGTGCAGCGGTGCACAAATAAATGGCTTCTCTCTGCTGAATAACCCACTCTCGAGGATGAGACCAGGAAACAACACTGTTTTAATTGCAGCCATCATTGCTTCTGCCTGGACAAACACGAAAGCAGCCAGGGAGACTGACTGCTGGTGCCTATCACCTAATCAGTTAAATAGGTGGTCGTATTTATTAATGCCATTCTGTGCTTTCCCCATGCTCTGCCACAGACTGAGAGCCCGCCTGGTCTGCTGAAAGCTGCTTGTATCTTTATTGGTCACGAACACCCCAGGCACTCCTGGTCTGCAGGGGCTGCCCTGTGaccaggagagcagaggggaatCAAAAGCAAAAGGCATTGTCCTAAAGGgatttccaggggaaaaaaaaaaaaaaagagatttaaaaaaaaaaagagattaaaaaaaaatgcatcttctgGTCTTTGGGAGCATGGCAGAGGGCCCTGGCTGCGCTGGGGCTGTTGGGGCTCAGCCTCGGAGTTCCTCTACGATTCTGGCTGAATCACTGCTCCAAGCTGAATTCAAAGACGGAAAATCAAGCGATAGCAAAtggaggcagcagcaagcagtgcAGAGGGCTGAGCTCTTGCAGCGAGCCTCATAGCAGAGCCACCCCCCGCTgcgtgtccccatccctcacCCTCAGGCCAAGCCAGCCCACactgggggggctgcagccgGGGTCGTGCCATCCCCCACGGGGCTCTGGGTGATGGTGCTGGGAGTGAGGAGCGAAGCGGAGTAGGCGAGGTCCTCCTTGGAGCCCTGCGGGAGGGAGGATGGAGGACACGGTGAGCGGTGGGTGGCGGGGAGGGGGCACGTGCAGAAAGCATTGCTCGTCCTTTGGGGTGGTGCACAAAAATTGCCTCAGCCTGTTGTTTCTCAAGGGAGGAGGAAATAGCTGCAGAAGCTATTTAGGTAGAAACCTGGGGCTCCTGGCTCTGAGGAGGGTTTCCAGGCAGCTCTGGTTCAGCTCTTGGCACTTGCAACTACAGCTAACCTGTGGCTGGGGGGTTAAAAAGAGGTGCTCTGACCTCGTGCTGTGTGTTGGCAGAACAGGCTCACCCAGGACAGGGCATGGCTTGGGGTACATGGGGCTGGAAGGGTTCACGGTCCCCCCTGGGGCTGAACTGCAGCAGGTGTGCAGACTCAGCCATGATGGAGGCACCTGGCTACAAATAGGgcccagggagggggcagcTGCTTTGTTGGAGCTGCAGGGATGCGTTGGGGCTGCAGGTCTGTGTGCTCTTTCCCACCTCCCCTTACCCGTTTTGCCTTCTTTGTCTCGGCGGCACTTTCAGCGTTGGCTATCGTGGTGACGAATTCTGCACAGACAGAAAGGCAGACGTTAGGGTGTGACGTCTCAGCAGCTGTCAGGCTTTTGCAGGGCCCTTCTGTGAGCCCTTGCTGCCTCCCCCAAGGCTTGGGGTTCTGAGCAGAGCCATACCATCCCCTCCTAGCTGGGTCTCCTGGCTCTGCTTCATGCAGGCGTTGTCGTTTGCTCCGTACTCCCTTGCGTTCTCGAAGTCTGACATGCTGATGTTGGTCCTGTAGCTGCCCACCGACACCAGATCTGTGCAGGAGAAGCATTCAGCTCACTCTGCATGGcagtgctgcaagcagcagctgctgcctttttcttaaTCCTAGTGACGCTTGAGGGTTTACACAGGGCAGGGACTCACCTGATCGCCTGATCTGACGGTATTTAAAGACAGCAAAACCTGTAGAGAGGACCAGGATCACTGCGCCAATGGGGCCCAGGACTAAAGGAAGAGTGTTGGAGCCAGAGCTCTGCTCGGAGCTGGAAGAGAGGAAAgtggagcacagagctgtgaaaaGCACTTTCTTATGGAATCAGTCCAGGCTGGGCAGCGTATATAGATTTCCATCACTCTAAATGCCTATATGGGATGGTACATCCAAGCGAGTGCAATGCAATCCAATTAATGAACTGATTTGAGCACATCATAAGAGGATAAGTGAGGGTGTTGGATGGAGGCAGTGcccaagcagctgcaggagcagctgggtAATAGATGTGTTAAGGAAGGCTCTCTAATCCtgacagaaatgcttttaattaacttttctgTACCTGGAACTTCGATCATTTCCTTCTGGAACTGTTTTTACCTTGTCTAGAGATTAACTCCAAGTTAATCTCAGCATCTTTTGCTGAGATTTTTGAGTTGCTGAGTTTTTTGCTCCTTTTGACGATTTGAGTTTATTTCTTTgcggaaaaaaaatattctcttcatTGCTAAACTGCGTGCAGAGTGCTCAAACAGGGTGTCAACAAGAAGCTAACCTTTCAAAAGTAATACATGAGAGAGGCTGGGGAAGGACTGACCTTTCTGAGGCAGCTGCCCTTTGCACCCCAGCATCGCTGTTGGCTCTGCCCTGAGGAACAGCCCcttcagaagctgcagcatTGCTGGCTTCCAGTTCCAGGAGCTCCGGGCTGACGTCGGCGGCTTTCCCTGCGTGGTGTAGGTAAGAAGGGTGGTGGGGTGTGAGCGCCCTGAAATACTGCCCCGAAGCTGATGCTGAGCCCCTCGCTTTCTCATGGGGAACCGGGGacagctcttcctttctccctcccagGACTTTCCTGTCTACAATGATGAATGAGCTCCTCGGAGCTGCACACAGCCCTTCATGCAACAGCTGCCGGAGGTTGCATCATTTCAAGTGATGTTACGAATTGTGAGAGCAACGATTAGTGAAGGTGGGGTTGAAAATGGTGCGGGAAGAAGCGATTGTGAGACTGGAAGGATTTTTGTGAATGGGAACTAAGGCAGCCAGTCTGGGAGAGCCCTCATGAGAGTAATTCTGTTTCAAGGTGCTGCAACCTAGTGGACAAGGAGAGGACTCCTCCCTGCAGGTGCTCCAACCCCGGAGCTTCGTTCCCTGGGGCTCACCTCCATTCACCTGCAGGAACACAGCCATGGTCTCCCCATAGTGGCCATCTCGCCTCACCCCACACCAGTACCACCCCTGGTCCTCCACAGTCACAGGGTCCAGGCTCAGGATGAGCGTTTTGTTGGCGGTGTCACAGCTGACATCCAGCCCCGGCTGGCTTTGGTCAGAGGCAGTCAGCGGGGTGCAGCCGTCGCTGCTCCATTTGCACCAGTACTTCTCGTAGGAGTAGTACTTGCATGAGTAGGAGCACGTTAAGTCGACCCGGGAGCCCACTTCTGCCTGCACTTCCTGCTTTCCCGTTAATGCAGGCTCTCCTGTGAGGGCAAACAGAACGTGAGGCTGCAGTTAGTGGTTTGGCAGTGGGAATGGTACCCAACAGgcatggggctgctggagaTGGTGAACCAGGAGATGTGGCCTTGAGGGGAAACTACTCTACATTGCTAAATTAATGGTGAGGATCGCACATAGACATCAGGTGGAAGCTGGTTTTTGCAATGCTTGTGATGAGACCTCTTTGCAAACACTTCCCCCTAAGGCTGAATTTCCATTCTAAAACTAGAGGAGCACGGTGGGACTGTCACAATGCTTTGCCTCGTGACAAAATTTCAGAACTGTTACTCACACCTCTTCCCAAAAACTGAGATCTGCTCCATCATGGCGGTTGGACATGATGAccttcaaggtcttttccaaccttaatgattctatgaagctcgggaggttgttttgtttttatggagAGGGCGGAACTGCTGCTTATGGGTTCATACCTTCTATGATCTTCAGCTCCTTCgatgttttcctctccctgtgaTCGTCTGTCATGCACCAGTAGTAGCCCTCATCGCTGCTGCGCAGTTGGTTCAGGACGATGCTGAATGTGCCATTCTTTGGGTTGTCAAACATGGCCACTCGTCCTTCGTAAGGGCCCGGCAAGAAGCCGGTGTTATCTATGATCCGAGCACACCCCGTCGTTCTCCATTTGCACAAGTACTTCAGCGAGTAATTTTTGGCAGGATCGTAGTGGCATTCGATGGTTGCTGAACTTCCTTTTACTCCAAATATCGTGTGCTTTCCTTGTGGAACTTTTGACCCTGGAGATGAAAACGAAATGAGCAGCCCGACCTGCCTACCTTGTGCCATGTGGCAAAGCTAAAGGACAGCCAGGGGGTGCTCGGGGTGCAGGTGTGGGGAGACAGTCTTGGCACTGCCAGAATTGACCCCAAAGGGTCTGCCagccctttccccttcccaaaTCCTCTGGATGGTGGTTGTCTTTTTGCATCAGCCTTTCTTAGTTTTGGCCCCTCTGCTAGATGAAGGGTGGTCTTAAAGTTCTCACTGAGTGAGAGAGATTGTTAGCGCTGCTTCTAGAGAAAGGCAGCCATGAAGGGAAACAAAGCGTTGGGAACAGCTCACTCACTCTCATAGACGTGCAAATCCAGCTCCTTCGTTTCTCCACTCTGCCCGTGGAAGCCAACCCCGCACAGGTACAGGCCAGCATCGTCCCAGTCCACCTGGGTTATCATGACGCTGAACGCGCCCTCCGTGTTATCGTTGCTCAGCAGCACCCTCCCTTGGAATTCCGAATCTATTTCCCCATACGTATTGATGATGTTGCGGCAGCCGCTCTTCTCCAACTTGCACAAGAACTTCCTCTCGCTGGCATACTCCGCCCCGAAGTCACAGCTCATGGTCACGGAGCCGTGCAGCTCCACGTAGAAGAGCTCAGCTTCCTCGGGTATGTTTGGACCTGTGCAATTGGAGAGCGGTCAGGGCCTGCCCTATTGGAAGCAGGGGGATGGGCAGTCCTGCTCTGAGCTTTCCTCCCTGTATTTCAGTGGCTGAGAAATCAGCGTTTTCCCAGCAAGGTTTGTCACATTGAGTTCTATATCTGATTTCTGTGCCAGATTTTTGgtcaaagaaaaatctgttctgtaaGAACGTTAGTGGGCAAAAAGACCCTGGAAGCGTGGAACACCCTGAGCTCTTGGGTGCTCTTCCTGGGCAGACATCCCATGGAACTCTATcaaaaaaggggagaaaaagaagaagtgaaagaaaaggcCGTGATTACCTTCAGAAATATCCAGGGTGACCCTGTAGGAGAGCCCTTTGCCATTGATCCCGATGCCACACTGGTAGGTGCCCCGGTCTGCCAAGGCCAGCTGGGAGATGTTGATCAGCATGACGCCCTGCTCTGGGAAGTCGGtgatggcagccctgccctggtAGCCCCGTGCCCTGTACCCTCTGGAGGATACCACGGTCACGCAGCTCCTGGAGGATTCCCTGCACCAATACTTCCTGTCATGTCTGTTCACCGTGGTGGGAGGGTAGAAGCACTTGATGGTGACAGAGCCATCGATCAGGCCGTACACCTGCTGCGGTCCGAACACCGGGTTTAAGGCTGCAAGAAGAAAACCCATTGGGTGAGCGTGCCATGCGCTGTGCAAGCATGGCTGTGCCGTGGGCTGCGTGTCCTGGTGTGCTCTGAAAGGTCCCATGGCAGTGGTGAGTGTGAATGGGGACACCAAGCCCTCCTCTCCCTTAGAAATGCATCATCTGGTTTAATGGTGCCTGCAAACCTCTGTGCTCCAGGCGGGCTGTGCTTACCTGACGTGGGAGGATATTTACTTCTTGCAGATTCAGCtgagaggaaggagagcaggaggatgAATGCCAGTAAAGTCATTCTTCTTGCATTCCCTGGAAAAGGCACGGAAACTGGTGAATAATAGCAATTGCAAAAATGATTAATGGTCAAGTCACCTGATAATCTCTCTGCCTGGAGGATAAGAACATTCTGGCTGTTAGAGCTAGAGAGAAATACAACATTTAATCACTTGTCAAGCAATTTCATAGGAAATGGGGAGCTGATATCAGTTCTTGCCTGTTTTGCTGCATGGCACTGTGactacttctgtattttaacacaGCAATCCTCAACCACATCAAATGGCAGGAATTGTTTGTACAGTAAGCCCAGTTAGTGCCAGGCTTGCAGGCTGACAGTGTGGCTGTCTCTTGGGCAGGCAGCAGCGATGCTGTGCACAGCACAAGAAGCAATTTTGGCCAAATTGGGCTTAATTCAGAGTCGGAAGTGATGTTTGGTTTCACTCATGCCCATCAGAAGGCTGAAGTCCGCAGATGGCCCAAAAgctgctgagccccagcagggctggaatTTAGGGTgccctggtgctgggctgctggcGTGACCCTTGTCTGGAGATAATATCACTTGTGGTGGTTTGTTGTTCATGCCGTGAAAGAAAGGTTTGTTCCCTTGTGAGCCCGGGTGCCAAAACCGCTCCTTGGGAAAACCTGCTTGTGTAGAGCAGTTCCTGTCCGAAGCCCATATTTAATTTCTGATCTTTGCTTCCCTGTTCTCATGGAACGTGGTTGAGTTGGGCCTTTTCTCCCCTCGGCTGCTGACAAAGTTGGTGAGGTGCAGAGATTTAAACCCGATGGAGAATCAGACCGGTGGAGCCCTGGCAGGACTCAAAACGATGGCTTTGGGGAGCACCAAACCTGAAATGATTCCCACCACATTCCCTGAAACGTGCCCACAGGATGATCATTCATGGCCTTTCCCTGTGTTGATATCAGTGATGGCCCAGGGAAAGCCAAGGCTTTTAATTCACAGTGAAGTGAGTGTGCTGTGGGACTCTCCATGGTGAGAAGATGCGTTTCCAGACCGTTGATCTACCCGGTCATTATTACAAGCTATAGAGAAGATGATGGATGCCAAGGAAAGTCTTTATAAACAGTCACAGGAATTTGATTTCTGGACATCAGGTGATAGGGTTTGTTTTATTAGGGGTAATTCCCGGtagaagaaaaatggctttgCTTCCGTGTGAAGATGAAAGGCGTTCTGTTATGCTTTCTTCCTTGTATTGTGACTTTTAATTGCTCGGTGTCCACTTGTCTATGGCTAATAATTAACCCACCGAGCatgaaaaatgcttcttcatACATATCCcgcaggcagccagcagggcaaaCAAACCACAcgctgcagaaagcaaacagtgcGGCACAACACAGCCCCACCGAGCTCctgttgctgctgctcccccGCTGCCCTCCCACTctcactgcagggcaggacAAGGACAGGTCCTGGGTcagcttttctcccttcttGGCGAGGTTCGTGTCATCTGTTGGTCTGATTCTGCACAAGGGTGCAGTTGTGTCTACATGAGGATAACAGTTtgcatgcagcactgcatgcgcctgcagctctgtgctgcctctgcttctgctctgatGCTAATGCCTTGCCTCACTTGCTGAATGAATGGAGGCACATCCCGTGCACAGCCACATGTTACATAAAGTCTGTTGGGTTGACCCACTGAGCAGGCTGCATGGAAACCCCCTCcgtgctgctctgtgtgcccAGAGATTCTTCCTAGTGCAAGGCTGAGCCCTGCTGGGTGTTCTGCATCAAGCAATCATGGTTTGAGCTGCTGGGGGAGAATCTCTCTGAACCTGCTGCTAACACAGCTCGGGTTCCTTTGTGCTTTCAGAGGACTTTTGCTGCTGGATTTGCTGCCTCTGGTCAGAGCACAGGATTAAATCTCAGATCGCAGCTAAGAGaaagtgctgctgagctgcatgggAGTGCAAGTAAGTGGCTGTGCACACAGTCTGCATTAATACTGCTCCCATGGGTGGTGCTGAGAGAGCCCTCACGTCCTTGTGGGGTCTGGCGTGAAGCACGAGGCTTGTGTGCTCCCTGTAGCTTCCAGCAGAAGCTGAATTGGGTCACTTAATGCAGGAGGGGTTGTGCAGACTTCATGGATGCCTCCATCCTTTGTGTGGGGCTGTGTGACATGGATGCTCTCATCTTTGAGCTGTCCCCTTGGGCGCAGGTGGCAGCTGgactctgctcctcctgcactgcactGGGTTCCTGGCATCCTCGGAGCAAGAAAGGCCACGCATGAGACCATGGTGTCCCCATTGACAGAGGGGTTCTGGGAGCCATGCTGGCACCAGCCCTTTGCGAGTGCATCGTGTTGGGCATCACGCAGGCTGGTGGGAACCTGCACATGGCTCCATTGGTTGCCTTGGTCCgtgcaggagcagggctcaTTCTTTAGCCTGTTGATCCCAATGCTTTGCATGTGCTGACTTAAAAACCTGATGTGTTAAAACCTGAGTGTGAGATTGCATGGGAGGTGGTGCCATGGGCTggtcaggagaagaggaggaagagccTGGTTATTCCCAATGGAAGTGTATTTGAAGttgttctgcagcacagggcaagAAAGACGCTGCAGATGGGAAATGCTGAGCTGGCGTTTTGGACATTTCAAGCCAAATTCTGGTGCttagtttaaaacattttgatgggtaaaaggaggaaaaaggacaAGAGGTGTCCTAGTTCTTGCCCACTTGCAGCATGGGatcagcagaggagcagccacTGCTGGAAAGTTGCTCCTGTGGTCAAGAGGCCGTGTCCCTTCCTGGCACCAATCCACAATTCTGCAGTAGCTGTTGTCTTTGGATCAGCACCAGCTGTGGGGCTAGGGCTAtgctcatttcttcctttttttttttttttagatgcaactcaaatctttgttttttttctgaagtggaaTCGACTTTCATCTTGCAACATCAAAACTGTTggcttcttccctttccctgcccCCGCATAATGTATTTTGAAGTTGAACAGCTCAgaactgtgctgcagcagaactgccagGCAggctctgcatgctgctgctggagccctcCTCTCCCAAGATGGGTTGACCTGGCCACTGTTGCTGCTGGGAGGCGGCTGCCTTGGGGCACCtggccaggcagagctgctctgtgcaccCCAGCTGTTTGCAGTGCACTGCTGTTGGTGTGCATAATGCAACAGGGGTTGCAGAGGCTTGCGTTGTGTGAAACAAGAATAGAATAGGCCAATTGCCAACAAAATTAATGCATATTAACCAAACTATTTGGTTGTAATATGCTTTAAAGCTGAAGATATGCTACACATCAGTAAGGTGAAGTGACAAGGAAAAAAGTTGAATGCTGTTGATAAAGCTCTGGGAAGAACAGAGATCCTGCTCCATCAGCCACTACTGCCTGTATGGAAGTATACAGTGTCTGCAGCCACTGGCAGTGGTCaatggcacagctgcaggctcTGGGAGGTCTGGGGAGTGACAGCATGTTGCAGCTCTGTCAGCCCTAGGGAGGAATATCTTCAGATTTATGATGATACAGAGGAGACCAGGACCTGAAACAACTTATGCAAGTGCAAGCAAGAAGCTGCTCTGAGTGGATATGAAAAAGCAGAGTTCAGTTCCCAAATTCTACTGACTCAGCGGCAAGTTTCTCACCTGAGAAACTGGTGTATTCAAGGTGCAGCTTGCAAGGGATCAACAGAGTGTGTAATCTATTAGCCATTAACTATTGCTCTTAACAATGACCAGTGTCAAGGACACGCATTGGGATCAATGGAATGCAAAGTGCTGGCTGCCAAAACAATCCTGTTATGCAGAGCATTTGCTGTTATTCCcataattaagaaataatataCAGAATGGAGAAATGTAGGTTATATTCTATTTTCCCCCTCAAATCCTTCTAATATCAGACTCGCTAATACTGGGGGCGAGCTGCATGGATGCAGGCTGCTGCGGGTGTGATGCTGAGCAGAACCATTGGGGTTGCATTGAGGAACCATCATCCACTGCATCCAGGAACACGGACACGGATGCTGGGGGTGAATCTTGGTGCCTGGAGGCAAAGCACAGCAAcagctgtcctgctgcccaCTACCAGAGCTCTCTACATCTTCACGGGACCCATCACAATGACTGCGCTGTTGGCTGCGTTGCGAGCATTGCTAATGGGGGAAAGCCACCCATCCCCTTGGATCGAGCATTTCATTGCGCTCCGTGGAGGTGAGTGAGCAATGAACTTGCTAAAAGATCAGCCTGACCCaaacacatgcagaaaataaatccttcgTGTCCCAAACTGATGCCCGCTTTACAATATGGAGAGCGTAAACAGGGCGTGCAGATTTTGTGATACAATGAGCAGAGGCAGCTAGGCAGATCCTGCTGGAGATTATCAACAAAATCAACAACCTTCAGGAATTCCTGCAGTACTTTTACCTCCCTACCTAAGAATCCCTTTTGTTCCAGGTAAAACTCTGCGAGATGAGCACTGCATTTTggataacaaatgaaaatgaatgccCAGATGATCCCCTTGGTAATGACTGAAATGTGCACTGGGGTTGTGCTGATGACCTGATTCGATGCTCCTTTAAGCTGTCAGACATGCCCCCAAACCAACTTGTTGCTTTTCAGATGGGATTCAAGTAGTTCACTTATTTCTTCCTTCCGTTCCTAGTCTCTTGGGCTGGAAAGTGAAACCGAGACTACAAACTACTCTTATAGTTTAAAACTGTGAATATTCCTGGAACAATAATccagaagcactgctgcagtgcccCAGGCTGTGCTTCGAGAGCCGGGTGAGTGGAGAGCAACCATGCACCTGCCTGCAACCGCAGTGTGACTGCTATTGGGAAGCATTATTTCTCTGTACAAATGCATTCAAAGTCCGAAAGGACTTTGCATGCTAAGAATTTAGGTGT
Proteins encoded in this region:
- the PIGR gene encoding polymeric immunoglobulin receptor, producing the protein MTLLAFILLLSFLSAESARSKYPPTSALNPVFGPQQVYGLIDGSVTIKCFYPPTTVNRHDRKYWCRESSRSCVTVVSSRGYRARGYQGRAAITDFPEQGVMLINISQLALADRGTYQCGIGINGKGLSYRVTLDISEGPNIPEEAELFYVELHGSVTMSCDFGAEYASERKFLCKLEKSGCRNIINTYGEIDSEFQGRVLLSNDNTEGAFSVMITQVDWDDAGLYLCGVGFHGQSGETKELDLHVYERSKVPQGKHTIFGVKGSSATIECHYDPAKNYSLKYLCKWRTTGCARIIDNTGFLPGPYEGRVAMFDNPKNGTFSIVLNQLRSSDEGYYWCMTDDHRERKTSKELKIIEGEPALTGKQEVQAEVGSRVDLTCSYSCKYYSYEKYWCKWSSDGCTPLTASDQSQPGLDVSCDTANKTLILSLDPVTVEDQGWYWCGVRRDGHYGETMAVFLQVNGGKAADVSPELLELEASNAAASEGAVPQGRANSDAGVQRAAASESSEQSSGSNTLPLVLGPIGAVILVLSTGFAVFKYRQIRRSDLVSVGSYRTNISMSDFENAREYGANDNACMKQSQETQLGGDEFVTTIANAESAAETKKAKRGSKEDLAYSASLLTPSTITQSPVGDGTTPAAAPPVWAGLA